A window of the Brachyhypopomus gauderio isolate BG-103 chromosome 14, BGAUD_0.2, whole genome shotgun sequence genome harbors these coding sequences:
- the LOC143475186 gene encoding NAD-dependent protein deacylase sirtuin-5, mitochondrial — MIIRQLLRRAWLPPLEFGGRAAGVKALSVVPQPTSDMAEFREVFSKAKHIAIITGAGVSAESGLPTFRAASGHWRKWKTQDLATAQAFSRNPSRVWEFYHYWRELALKAGPSAAHEAIAECEARLSKQGRSVVVITQNTDELHRRAGSKHVLEVHGNLFRTRCLNCGDVDTSHHSPICAALEGKGDPDPNCSDADIPVADLPRCDEGGCDGLLRPDVIWFGETLDSHVLTKVEKELDVCDLCLLVGTASVVFPAALFAPQVAARGVPVAEFNIRPRTSTSPSTFYFQGPCATTLPMALARHQSEEI, encoded by the exons ATGATCATTCGTCAGCTGTTACGGAGGGCGTGGCTTCCCCCGCTGGAGTTCGGGGGTCGTGCCGCAGGGGTGAAGGCTCTCTCAGTGGTCCCTCAGCCCACATCAG ATATGGCCGAGTTCCGGGAGGTGTTTTCCAAGGCCAAGCACATCGCCATCATCACGGGGGCGGGAGTCAGCGCCGAGAGTGGCCTGCCCACCTTCCGAGCCGCCAGTGGCCACTGGAGGAAATGGAAAACCCAG GACCTGGCAACCGCACAGGCGTTTTCCCGCAACCCGTCCAGGGTGTGGGAGTTCTACCACTATTGGAGGGAGCTGGCGTTGAAGGCGGGGCCGAGCGCGGCCCACGAGGCTATAGCGGAGTGCGAGGCACGTCTCAGCAAGCAGGGCCGGTCTGTCGTCGTCATCACCCAGAACACGGACGAGCTGCACCGCCGGGCCGGGTCCAAACACGTGCTGGAGGTCCATG GGAACCTGTTCAGAACCAGGTGTCTGAACTGTGGAGATGTGGACACCAGCCATCACAGTCCCATCTGTGCAGCACTGGAGGGCAAAGG TGATCCCGACCCAAACTGCAGCGATGCTGACATTCCCGTCGCCGATTTGCCAAG GTGTGATGAAGGAGGCTGTGATGGCCTCTTGAGGCCTGACGTCATCTGGTTTGGGGAGACGCTGGACTCTCACGTGCTCACCAAGGTGGAGAAGGAGCTGGATGTTTGTGACCTCTGCCTGCTG GTGGGGACGGCGTCCGTCGTGTTTCCCGCCGCACTGTTCGCACCCCAGGTGGCGGCCCGCGGTGTCCCAGTGGCAGAGTTCAACATCCGGCCCAGAACCAGCACGTCTCCTTCCAC GTTCTACTTCCAGGGACCATGTGCCACCACACTGCCCATGGCTCTGGCACGCCACCAGTCGGAGGAGATCTGA